The Meriones unguiculatus strain TT.TT164.6M chromosome 6, Bangor_MerUng_6.1, whole genome shotgun sequence genomic interval CCTGTATACAGACCGAagtgtctcctcccagttccccctgGGAAGTCCATATGGCAACTATAACCCCACTTGATAGACAAGGATGCTGCAGCTCAGAGGGTGAAGCCAACGTGGGCCATAACTACGAGCAAGAAAAAAGTGAGGGTAGAACCCCACCGCTCTCTCCTGTGCCCTCAGAAGCATGGGGGGGCAATGGTTAGAGCCCCACATGTTTGATTCTGGCATTTGCACTGGAAATCTTCATTAACtgcttcttgaaaaaaaaaaaaaaaaaaatatatatatatatatatatatatatatatatatatatatatatatatataaagaatagcacaggcctctttttctctttttgacacCCCCCTTAGCTTTTCGATGGTGCATACAGTCCCTCCCCGACCCCCCAGGGTTGGCTGGCAAGCCACCAGCTTCTCATCCCCAGTGACTTCAGCTTCCATGAACGGGAACTTTGAGGAATTAAGCAGGACAATCAGACACAACGATCACTAGTGACTATAAAGTGATTTCTGTGCGGttgctccctctcccctctcatgACCGTCTTCCACCGCCACAGCTGTCCCGTTCTTGTGCCATCAGCCTTCTTCAAACCCCTGAGGCCCTGACACCCTGCATCAGGTGTCCGTCTCTGTGGATACCCTGGCCTGCCCGACTCCGTCTCTCTTATCATGGCGTGCCATCCTCCACACTGATGCCCTTTCTTTCTGGCACCGTGCCAGGCGACTTCTCCCGGAGAACACAGTCCTCACTAGGATGGGTCTCCCACCTCCCCACCGGCCTGCCCTCCCAAGCAAATGCCCCCTTCATCCACCCGAGCCTCTCTGTGATCCTGCTTATGTCACATCCTGACTTCCTGCAGATCACCCATGCCCTCCTCATCCCAAGGACATGATACATGTTAGAGCCGAGATCTAGGACTCCCCCATGTGGACCCCTCCTATCTTGGCCTCTTGGTCCCCCCCTACACCAATGCCTTCATCACCTGGCTTGACGTCCTCACTGGCTTTGTTTTTAAGACTGACTCTTCTTTGTCCAGCTGTGTGCCCAGCCTATTGATTTTCAGTTCAAATAGGAAAGGGAATTAAAAGGTGAGAGATGAGGAGAAACTacacttttagatttttttttcttttgtttttttaatgaagcaAACAAGGAAGCCATAAGCCACCACCTGCAGAAGAAAATTCTTCTGGCTAAAATGTGCTGCAGGGTCTCCCTTCAAAGGAAATATGAacatccagaaacaaacaaacaccagaaTGCCCAACAGACACTGGATCCAAATGCTGAGCACAGGCCCTGACCTCATGCTCCCTCTCTCCACTTACAGGAATTAACAGAAGAAGAACGTATTATTTATCTattacacatttaaaaagaatgagGGGGAGCAATCCATAGGCAACAATGATGCAGAATCTCTCAAAGATAGAAGGCGAATGTCACAAGACAAAGGAAATAGGTCAAAACTGTagataatatgtatttttaatcatGGGAAAGCGAAGGGAGTCCACGCAGGTCATCCAAGTTCAGAAGCAGCAGGTCCAGGGTCTGCCTGGATTTGGGCTGCTATGGAGGGGCCGGTCGAACTCTTCCTCCAAGAAGAGTAATTGACCCTGTGCGTAGCTGGAAAAAGATGGTCTGTCTCCAAGAGGACTGAGGCTGGCTCGAGAGCCAAGACAGGGTCTGGTGTCACATCCTTACCAGGACTCTGACACCACAAACCCAACAGTCCACCCATCTCACAGAACAGAAGATCCAGAGGTTCCAAAGTTGGGCAATCGTGTGCTCAtgagaaaggaagcagagagaacagagGGAGGAAACGGCACACAGAGCTCTGGGCTTTTCCCACTGCTGACGAAAGGGTTTGCCAAGGCACTTTAGAAAAATCAGACTGAAGTCAAAAGCAAGTTGTATGCAAGGTGGTTTCCCACTAACAGTCGGGACTGGACAGGCTTGCTGTCCAATCAAAGCTGTTGGGTGTGTATTAGAATTGGCACTGACTTGGACACAACAATCTGACTGCTTTGCCCTTTGACTCCGATTGTAGACGGAGACCCAAGAGAAGACAACTAATGCCGAGGAGGTTGAAACCATACTTGAGAAAAATAAGAGGGTGAAAAACAAGCACCCAGCCTGGCCAGAGGTAAGTGGTGCCGGGCCTCACTGCTGGGTGTGACCTCTGGCCTAACACATCTCTTGACCCACGTCACCCACGCTGATGATGGGGCCTTTTGTTCGTttgtgggattttgtttgtttgtttggttggttggttgttttgtggCTTGTACCATAAAATAGTCGTGGAATTTTATGCTCTTGAGTTGTGAATAAAAGGTCTGAGTAAAACCATCTGAACAACCACCAGAAACCAAGACTGTCCCGGCTAACCGGGGCCAACAGTTACCATCTCCGACACTGCTATAAGTAGGCTTGCTTAGCCTTATCTAGTTGCCTTGTTGGCTTTGGAGAGGTGGGTGACTGGGAATAGGACTGTGTGAAGCTGGGGCATGGGGTGTGTTTAGGGAGTACATGAGATTCaggcagaagggagggaggtcTGAAAAAAGAGGTCAGGGGCTCTGGTGGCTGATCAGATTCAAGAGGGTTCTACAACTGGCCAACTCAACTCCATGGAAAGCCAGAGCAAGAGCAATGTACCTCATTCTATCAGTGGGGACACTGAGACTCAACATGATACATGCATATCCATTAATAAGCAGGACAAGGAAGAGAGACCAGGAAGGTGGGGGGGATAGAGACaggatttatttttctgttttgttttgttttgtttttgtgtagctgtggctattctggactctatttgtagaccaaGGCCAGACTTGAGGCTGGACTGGAACttatggagatccacctgcctctgcttccccgactgctgggattacagatgtgccccACCAAACCCAAAGCCAGGGGCAGGtggccaggtctacacagagagaaactcttctcaaaaaaaaaaaaaaaaaaaaaagcgaaacaaacaagaagacagaaagaggagGCTGAGTGCCTTTTCCGATCTCTGAGAACCTTCTTGGTTTCCCAGAGCGTCCTGAGGTTGGGGTTGTCTGAAGACCATTTCCTGAGTGTCCTTTCTTTTTCCATGCAACTACTTCTCTGCAAAATATAGCAGGTGCCTGCTAACATCATGCTGGCGGGCACAAAGATCCAGGCTTGGTGGCGAGGCACGCTGGTGCGCCGGACCCTGCTACATGCTGCCCTCAGCGCTTGGACCATTCAGTGCTGGTGGAGGCAGACAAAGGCCAGGGCGCTGGAGAGGAAGTTACAGGACATGACATATAACTGGGTGACGCAagtacaggcagctgtgaggctGCAATCCTGGATGCGAATGTGGCTCACGCGTAAGCATTACCTCAGCGTTCGCAACTCTGCCTGCAAACTGCAAGACTCCAGGAATCCTCAGAACATTTGTAAATCCTATAACACTATCCAGGGCTTCTATGAGATCACTGGAGACCAGCTAAAGCTTCAGCTTGATATCTTTTTTGAATCACAAATCTGTCGGATATCAGACTGCATACCTTTCCCAATAAAGAACTGACCAGGGTTGCTCCTAATAGgtgtctctgggtctctgtaaGCTGCTGGATGACGACTGGTTGACTTAAAGCACCTGGAGAACCAGGAGATGTCTGCACTCCCTGGGGTTAGAGAATACGATAGCCTCAGGCTTACAGGATCAGGATCTGATTGATTAGCAAtgtctgctggctgctggcttgaGTTTGGTGTTGTAGGGTTCAGGTGTTGCTTGACCAACtgcagagaccctgcctcactgATAGCCATTTAAATGATGGTCCCCTAAGCTTTGCCACATCAAGGAGCTCATCCTTCAACAGCTCCTGGATTTAACTctttcctctttgtacttttctcagtgtcctttCTGTAACACTGGACAGGAAAAAAACTTTGATTTCAGTGACATTAGATTAAAACTCAAGCAAAGAGTGTAAATGTTATAAGCAAAAATGCTCTGGCTAAGGGAAGGTGGGGTTCAGCTGGAGCTAAAGGAAGCGCACACTGACAGGATGCAGGCTTGCCATTGCATGAAAGACACAGGCCTTTCAATGCGTTGCTGAAACGGACTAGGGCCTAGAAATTTCCCATGGATCCTGGGTATGGCACCgcccatttttgtttgttttaagcagATACTGTATTAACCAGGcctctctagaggaacagaactgatagggTGAATCTGTGTGGGTGTAAAGgagatttattagagtggcttacaaaTGGAAAGCCCGAGAACCCCATAATAGCTTAGTTCACCAGGCTGTAattctcagctggtcttcagtatatgctgggATCATGAAGAAGCAGCCTGTGGTCCAGTGAATCCTAAgcgcaagcaggcaaagagcaaaagctcccttcttccttgtcctttaCGGAGGCTGCCCCAGAAGGTGTGGCTCCTATGTAGGGTCTCCCTATCTCAAACGATCCAGTTAAATAAAACTctttcacaggtgtgcccagagacttgggggttttagttaattacagccaagaatagccatcacaggtACCAAGGGTAGActtttataaatgaaatttacattttgtttttcttttttgtgtatggatgttttgcctgcattgtgCGTGTGTATCACCTTTAGGTCTGGTTCTCTCAGATGCCAGAAGGGAGCATCTGATGCCATGGAACTAGAGTTAgcgatggttgtgaaccatcatgtggcaTCTATGCCAGGTCTTCTAGAATTGCTTGTAATTATTGACCcatttctctccagcccctaggtaTGGAGAGAACATGTTTTAGAGGGACATCTTCCTTGTGTTTAATACATATCAATGATCAGCACATCCCCGGAAACATTACAACCCAACCCCGGTCATTACAGTACCTCTGGCTCTTGCAATAAGAGGAGATTATAGAAGAAAGACACATTCTGTGCATTGTTGAAAAGGGGGAGGTAGGGAAAGACGCATTTATGCATTCAGTGGGTATCCAAATTAAGGCCCAGAGCTTATCCAATCCTATTCACTCTGCCAGTTAGCAAACATTTCAAGCAGAACACCCCAAGCTTGCTCCCATCTCCGAACTTTTCCCTTGCTCCCTGACCCCCTCTACTGAAGCTCTCTCTCCATTCAGGTTTATCTCTGTACAAAAGCTGGGGATGGGGTCCCCTCCTGATTTACATAGCTTTCCCTGACCACCTTCTATTGGCTCTAGCTCCTACCTCTGCTGCTCTGGGTACCAAGTTCTTATCTGTAGAGTGagtattaataattaatattgatTCATATTATTAGTAATACAGAAGTTACTCTGTAACCGTTTTCCCGAATAACCACACGGAGAGACTATGATTTCTTTAACTAGCACAGAGCACAATACtgagcaataattactccattcCAAACCTCCAAGCTAGACTAGCTCCCTCCCATTCAGAATCTTCCCCCAGCCATATTTGCTCTCCAGTTGTCTCCTAGAGAGTgatgtagagaaatcagcatttgaataagcAAGGGTAAACCGTACCCAGTCCACAGAAACATTATGCCAACACTTATCAGGTCCTGAGCCTCCAGCTTTGTCTGCTGACCTGTccgtgatggctattcttggttgccagctacatctggaatgaactacaatccagaaatggagggcacacccATCAGAGATTATTTTTGCTTAGTTTGAAGCGGGTGGATCCACTTCTGGTCTGGTTCTTGAGGTAAGAAGacatacctttaatctgggccacaccttccgcTGGAAGCCTGCATAAGAACATACATGAAGGAagtttttgctctttgcctggtTGCCCTTGCCTGGCTAGCACATCCATTCCTTCTCTGGCATTGGATCCTATTTATTTGGGGTTCCAGCATGTACTAAAAATCAGCTGAGACTAGCCTTGTAaactgagcaactactggattcttggactttccattcacaTCCTGGATTAACTGGACTGCAGCCTATAAGTCAGTcctataaatcatatatatatatatatatgtatgtatatgtatgtatatatgtgtatatattaatgtatatgtgtgtatacatatatatatgagagagagattAATTCTATTAGAACCCTGGCTAATACATGACCTCACACTAGATGCCAACTTCAGGAatgcagggctctgtgccgggaCCTTGCACAGTTCTGATCTGGAAGGTTCTGACACTTCCACCTAACCAGTCCTAAACTGTTTGCCTGGCCTGTCTGATCTCTCCATGGAAACACCAGTAAGACTGGACCTAACCTCTCCTTGTTTCTCTCAGCTGCCTTCTCGCCAAAGCTGGAAATTCCCCTGTGAACTCGAGGGCACACAAGGACCTTTCTCCATGACCTGGGAGAGTGAGAAACTTGGTTTTCCTGAGCTGTTTCTGTGGCTGTTTTTGTGAAGTATTGATTATTACATGAAAGAACGCATGATTGTGTGTGGagtcaggggtgggggaggaagaggggttGGAAGAGGAAAGTGATCTTTGAACAATAAAGAGGAAAGACAGGGTAGGGAATACATGAGACATGAAAAGCAGAATGGGAGACCGTTTTAGGATGAACCTCACATTAGAAGCCAACTTCAGCCATGCAGGGCTCTGTGATCCAGCAAAAGGGACAGGGGGCATAGGAGAGGACATTAGGGGAGGGGGGCAAATTAGAAGAAAGCATGATGATATGAGTCTATTAACCTGCCATCATGAAGCCATTATTATGGATATCAAGGTAAGAACTGACTTGAAAACTAGAAAAGGATGCATTAGAGAGTAGCCCACATACAGCCATCAAAGGCCACAGTCACGTAAGTCACATGACCTGCACTAAGCGGCAGATTTCCTGGTGCAGGAGCTAGGGAGCCCAACCAAGGttgcctgggggaggggagatgcaATCAGAGGTGGCAATGGGAACAAACTGATAGCGCTGGCTTGGCATCAGCCTAGAAAACTGCCTGACCTGTTTAAACAGGGTTCTACCGTGACCAGGCCACCATTCTGCTGTACCATGGCTTCTCTTTGGAAAAATCCTTTTCAAAAGACACAGGATGGCTTGTAAAGGTTCAGTTGGGAAACAAAGGTACTATAGCTACAAGAGGACCAATTGGAGTGACAGCAGCAGACAAGGGGGATAGAATTAGCTGAGGGTTTTCATCCTATCCCTCCTCAGCCCCACAGGCTCACCCTGTTATAGTTTGGCTATGAAGTATCCCCCACAATTATccataactctggttccaggtcATCTGAGGCCTTCTCCTGACCTCCTCAAGCACCAAGCACACAtgtcatatgtacacatacatgcaggaaacacacacaagaaaatgttttgttttttttttttttaaaacctggcACATAgcctcacatcaaggctggacaagtcAGAGGAAAAGGGCCCATAAATagacaaaagagtcagggacGGCCCTCGCTTCCACCATCAggattcccacaagaacaccaagataCTCAGCCGCAACATAGGCgcagaggacctagcacagaccACCACAGGCTCCCTGGTCTCTGCAAGTCCCTGTGAGGCCCCGCCAGTCGATTCTGTGGGCCctgcttaaaaacaacaaaaaaaaaagggcagcggtggtgcatgcctttaattcaagcgcgcaggaggcagaggcaggtgcatctttgactttgagtccagcctgacctacagatctagttccaggacagatagggctacactgagaaaccctgtctcaaaaaaaccaaaccacaccaaaccacaccaaaccaaaccaaaaacaaacacaacaacaaaagccatgAGAAGACAGGCAACATGAAACAGGGCAGCAATTCTTGTGGGCAGCCCCCAAGGCTACACTGTGAGAAGCTTCGGGAGTGAAACCAAAATTGCAGTGAAGACTCCGGAAGTCGGAGACGCCAAGAATGGGGCAAGTCTGCCGGCCTGAACAGGACATATGGTGGCAGCCAGAGAAGTAGAGAGCAAGGCTACTCAAGCCCTCTGAGGCTCACTATCTGCCACCATGTGCCCCAAAGGCCAGACATGGCACTACAGGAGGGTAATGTTTGCCCTGCTGGGTTTCAGCCTTGTAATCCTTCAGCCAGTGTCCCCTCGGTCCAGGGTGGTTCCCTGCT includes:
- the LOC110560894 gene encoding IQ domain-containing protein F5-like, whose product is MLAGTKIQAWWRGTLVRRTLLHAALSAWTIQCWWRQTKARALERKLQDMTYNWVTQVQAAVRLQSWMRMWLTRKHYLSVRNSACKLQDSRNPQNICKSYNTIQGFYEITGDQLKLQLDIFFESQICRISDCIPFPIKN